Below is a genomic region from Aquila chrysaetos chrysaetos chromosome 13, bAquChr1.4, whole genome shotgun sequence.
ACTTGAATGGCAAATAGCTGAGGGTTTAGCGACggttgaaaaaaacctaaaccagtTGTGATTTTACTTACTAGACTAGCTCAGTAAGTTTTCAAGCAAACACCAGTCTTAAAGCTGATGCAAGGAGTTACCTCAACCCCTCTCTTTTCCCAATGAAGGGTGAAACGTGAGCGTGTGGAAGATCGCACCTATGGTGAGCAAGGCGAAAAAGGGCAAAGCACGCACATCCATACAGGCAGTTGGAACTTCGTAATCGCATTGTGTTAAGTTCACCACTCAGTCGCTGATCTTTCTACCAGAAATCCAAACTAATTACACGTACCAATTAGCAGCATCTTGATTGCATTTTTGCAAGTCTTGTAGAAGGAGGTTATCCCAGTGCACCGGCTTAAACTATCAAGACTAGCGTCTCCTCACGCCTACTGCTGTGAGACTGCTTCAGTTACATTGAACTGCAATTGGAGAGAAACTCCAAATCTTCATCAGAATTCACACACAGAAGTGTATCCTTTACAAACGGTATTTTGCGTGCACTTTCATGCTCCTCTGAAGGCCGCTTAAACCTTCACCATCCTTGGTTCCTGCTGCCAAGTGCTGCACAGACACGAATACAAGCACAAGAGGGATAGTGCCAGGATGGCACAGCCCATCACGGCTGCGAGAACCTCTTCATTACTTAggaatcattttaaaattttattttactgtgtatataagttactttttaatgtttaagtctgcttctgccatgaagCTAGACTGGGACGTGTGGCTTTCACTCTTTCTGACGCTACCCTACTGTTGCACAGTCTGCTTACAAACGCACAATTTCCACTGAAACACTGACATTCAGTAAAGCACATGTAGGTGAGCACCCGTAGCTACAAAATAAAGCCCACACTACCACTTCCAGCCCgtttgtcttctttttaacaTTCAAATATAGCCCAGCTTTCCTGAACAGCGATCAACTTTGACATAAAAGATGCCACCGCTTTCAGAGGCGCCGtatttcagcctggaaaagataCACGCCAATACAATATTGGTAccgctgctgcagccagccGTCATCCCCCTCCATGACCCAAGGCACCAGGCAAATACAGTATATGTGAGCGTTCATCCTGGCTTTACACTGGAGAGGAGAAATAGTGATGCCAGATTTCTTCTAGTAAATTTGGGGACAATCTAACCATAAGATTCACATTTCCAGGACAGTGGGTTTTCACTCCTGTCCAGTACAAAGATCCTTCTTCCCTTCTAGTTTCGCAAAATTGGCTCCACTCCTGCAGAGCGAGTTCACCCCTACCTGCCACagcatacatatatttttagctTCTGAACAGAGACCCTCTTGGATTTAGTTTCTGAATCTCAAGGGATGAGGAGACAGGTTGAAAAATCACTTCTTTCAGAGGCACCGACTCCGCACTTCGGCCAtaccccagcagcagctccctggtcgCAGCCAGCAGCTTTCCTTTCCACATGAAAGCTttacaaacaaaccaaaccagccCAAAATGTTGGCTCCGGCCAACACTTTCCCATCGAAACGGGCGGCATTGTTTTCATGAGCTCTACTGCTAAGAAACAGCTCCTGCTTACCAACATACTTGCATCACCTCTAGCAGTTCGCCTGGTTAATGGGGCCTAAGCCAAAACAGGGGCATTGCAGAGTAAGCCGAAATAATCAGCAGGTCCCGTAGGTAACCGCAGATCTGGAAAAGTCAAAACGTGCCTGGGAGATGCGGTGGATGCATCTTCCAGGTGCCCGACGGTGCAAAGTCCAAGCCTCCTGAGCAAAGCCAGCTTGGCCTGCCAGAAATCATCTTGCTTGGCGAGGATGGGGTTGATGTGTACTTAAGCCCATCGCTTCCActaagaaagagaaacaaaaaggcggccttctccctgctccaggtTAGGATAACCACTTCTGTGACCAGTGAGCTGGATCTGAGGTGACCGATCCCGTTCAAAGAAACACAACCGCCGCTCTTTGGGGTGGGCTCGGGAACCGACCCCACTGCAGAGCGGCCACGGAAAGTGCATCCCTCCAGCCCGCGGGAGCGATACAGGAGCAAGAGCgagcagagcaggggaagggacgatttttcttgcttccagTGCCATCATGGGCTTAAATCACAGCACCCTCAGTTGTGCTTGTATGCCTGGTGTAGATGcaagcagggaggagggaacTAGCCCAGATTTGAGGCAACTTTTTTACCTGCCGCCCCCCCAATCCAGAGCAGGAACCGCTGTCAGGAGATTTTTCAACCCATGCTGTGACCTGTACGGCGAGTGAATAGAGACGGGTTAGGCCGGCGGCCAAACTGATCTGGACGGCCAGACGTGCAGAGCGAAACGGCTCCGAAAGGGGATTGCAGAAGCTGGTAGCCTgaagcaggcagggatgcagcaGAAGTCAGGTGTGTTGCCTAGTTTCCCTAAAGAAGCTAGAGGCACCGCATGAACCACACTCTGGCTTCTCCAGACGGTGCCAAAATCCAGCCATAACCCCATCCCGCGGGACGGCCAGCGGGGAAGGTTCGCGGCTAAAAACCAAGAAACTGCTGCTCGTTGCCTCTAGAGGGCAAAGCATTTTCATCCACCGCCTGCCTCCGCTCACCGGTACACGCTGGACTCGCAATAACATGCGGTGAGTTATCCCAGGTGGGTTATCCCGGGTGGGTTATCCCGGTCTCGCTGCCCCAGGCATGGCAGCACGCAGCTGTGTCTACATCGGATCTGGATGGCTCATGCACCCACATTGCTTCACACAGATTTCCTTAGTTCTCATCAGATTTCGTTAGTCCCAGGACTTTCATCTGTCCACGCTCAggtctttccctttcctccactgCATCCCCGCTATTTTTTGCAAACGTCGTTTACCTGGGTTTTGTATTATTGTCTTGCCGGGTTACCCTCACCCTCTCCTCGTCCTTGTCCCACCTCACCCCTTCTGCAATCTCCCGCTACCCAGAGCCGCCCGCAAGCCCCTGGGGATCGCGTTCTCACCGGTATGGGTCCGGACATGTCTTTTCAGATCAAAGGTGTCGTTGAAGCCTTTTCCACAGAAGGTGCACAAGTGTCTCTTCACCTGGCTGTGACACTTGATGTGACGGTTGAGCATCCGCTGCAAGCGAAAGCCTTTGCCACACAGCTCGCAGCTATGCACCGTAGCATCGTTACAGGTGCCGGTGGTGAACTAAGGAATGGAAGAGGACTGGGTGAGTAGGCATCAAGATGACAAAGACcgacagaaaacaaacaaaataaggaGGGATGCTTATCATGGCGTTAAAAAATTCTTGGGACATaactcaaaatgaaaagtgaaagcaTTCGGGAGATTCTTGCTGGGTGAAACCTTCACGCTTCCCTTGCGATAAGGTGGCTGACTTAATGTGCACGGCTTGGGACTGATGCAACGCTGGCCAGCTTGGCTTCAGGGATTCAAACAAAGCCCGTGTCGTGGATGCCTTCCAGAGGCAGGGACCCTCGTCCAGCTACATCCATAAGCACACGGGCTCAGGCTATGAGCACCTCTCCGTGGGGTTGCATGTGTGCTTGCTCCTGGATGGAGCCGGGAGGCCCTCCCTGGCGTGAGAAAGTCGGACCCGTGCGGTGCCTTTGCCAATCACCCTGCCGGCTGCCATGGGTCCCTCGAAAACCAGCCAGcggtgaaaaaaaaaggtaggttTGGCGAGATAAACCAAAGGCACGTTGTGCTGACTCAGCAGAGACCGAAACAATGGCACTAATCTCCTCCCGGTGGTCTCCCTGGCTCGTTAATTAACGGCAGAGTGTCATTAGGGGTTAATCTCCTCATTCCTGCTCCTAACACCAAAAATATTGCGCCAACACCATGACCTAACTTGACTAAGGGAGACACTGATGATTCAGCTCTTGGGAAAAGCGTTCCTGAGAAGGAAGGCTTAACGTCTGGCAGATGCAAATACTTCGCTATTAGTTTAATTATTTGTGGGGGAGCGGACGTGCTCGCCGCTAGCCGCTCGGGATGGGGGAAAGCCAGCGGAGCAGGCGGCACCGTGCGCACACATCCATTGGCTCTCGTGGCGCTTTTGAGGAGTTTCTGTGGCTCGCTGAGAAAACCCAACTCTGCCGAAACGAGGTTTCGCTGTGACAGTTGCTAATAGCACAGGTTAAATTATACAAAGTAGGTTAAAGTCAAACAGCAGCGGGGCAAGCTCTTCACAAAGAGAGGAATAcgtttggggtttctttttcccaaagaGCCAGTTATTTTTCCCGATCCTCCTCCTTCGCTTACTACCAAAGCAATGCTACCTGAAATTGTAGcgaaagatttaaaaaaaaaaggcagctgtgaaACCACGAGGTGTGAAACTAGAGGGGGAACCAGCTGGGAAGTATCTGTTGGGCAACAGGTAGGACTCCACCTCATGGGGCCACATATAAGCAGGGTGAAAACGTAGTGTTAATCACGAGATTAATAACATGGTGGCCGAAAGGCTGTCAATCCCAGCAGAGACAGTGGGAATTTTTACAGCTCCATCCAGCAAAGCAACAGCCAGGGTTTAACGAGGTGTTAACTAGCCACTGGTAAACACATCTCCTCCTTCTTAGCACTGGGGTGGCCTGGCTCCACCTCTGCTGAGGGGAACCCTGGATGTTCAGAGATGGACGTGGTCCTCCCACGCCATCCGCATCACCACCGCGCTTCGGGAGCTCCGTCTCGGGTACCACGAGGAGCCCGTCAGCGATTTGCCTTCTCGGCCTCGGGAGGGAAATCACCGCTCTGCTCTGCCGGCTCTGCCCGGGGGACAGCCGGACAGCCAGAGCTCTTGCCCATGCAGCGGAGAGGCTCTTCAGCAAAGTTAATGGACAGATAATTGCTTCGTTTCACCCAAGCCTGTGGGTCCACCTCAAGGTGGCAATGGCCTTTCACAGCTTCGGAGGAAGACCTTTTCCTAGCTGCTATCTTGATACCTCAAGAGGGTAGAGGGGGGCAGCGGGAAGATTCACCACACAGCCCCCCCCCTTGGCGAAGGTTCGACTACAACCTGGAAGGCGGCCTTTTAAGGAGGCCCCACGTTAAGGAACGAGATCCACCCACGCCCGGTGGGGCATGACTTCTAGCTGCCAGGGCTGGTCCTTCCTGGCTGGGTTCAGAACTCCTGCGGGACCCGAGCCAAGCAGGTCAGGGGCAGCATGTCCCAGGCAGGGGTAAGGGAAGGCAAAGGGCGCTGGAAGATTACGGTACATCGCTTACGAGGTTTGCCCTGCCGCCGCCATCCTACGGCCGGCCGCTTTCGCGGGCCTCCGTCTCGGGGTGCGGGCTGGGTGCTGTCACCTCTAACAGAGAGAGCCCAAGGAACCGTTGTCACCCGGCGTCCCCGGCTTTGAAGCGGGGTCACCCCATCACCGGCGAAGAGATGGTGTGGGGCGGGGAGGGTACGGACGGTTACCTTGATTTTCGACCTGACCGCGGGACGCTTGACGGCCAGGTCCAGCAGCATCCCCCCGGCCGTACCCATCTCTCCGGGAGCGGGTTGGGGTGTCGGGGGATCGCTGGGTTCCGCATCCCTGGTCCCGCTGCTCCCGCTGCTCTCCAGGCTACAGCTGTCCTCGTAGCCCAGCAGCACGCAGCCGATCCCACCTGCAGCGAGAGAAGCCGGGGGGGTCGGTGAGTGtgttggagggggggggaatgatgtgataaaaaaagggggggaccAGGGGAGGTGGGAGCCGCCGGTGTTTAACCTGCGGGCGGGCCGCGGGGGGAGGATCCGCGGCTCCCGCTGCAATCGGAAACTCAAACACGAACGGTCCCAAAGTTCAAACAAGCCAGCTCCGCCGCCTTCCCGTTATACCCCGggcaagggcaggaggaggaggaggaggaggaggaggaggaggagggaagggggaggccAGGAgtacatccccccccccccccccccccaggttctttcttctcctcccccgCCACCTTTCTCATGCAAAAGAGGTTTCCCACCTTCccggacacacacacacggacacacacaccccccccccccccccccatgcccgGGGGCTCCCCGAGGTGGGAGATGGTGCCAGCCGTGGGGGCTGCATCACCCAGCGGGGCCGACACccgctttccccccccccatcccatcccatcccatcccatttAACAGCCCTCCCCGACCCGTCCGCCCCttcgggggagggggggggggggggggttccccccTGACCGGCAAAATCCCCTCCGCTAACCCACAGGGACCGGAGCGAGGACTGGGATCCTTCCTTCGTCCCGGTGGGAAGCGGTACCGGGAGAAAGGGAGCCGTACCTGGGATGTAGGTGTCGGCTCTCTCCTCGTCGGGCAACCCATCCCAGCTGCGCACCGCCGGCTGCGGGCTCCGACGCTTTACCAGAAAAGCTCTGGGCATGGCGAGggcaaaaaaaagggaaaggggaggggggggggggggccacggCTGGGCACGGAATGGAAcggaaaagaaaagaaaggagcgGTGGTTTAGCCCGTTCCGtatgtccccccccccccctccccgcccgcccgccgcagcCCGCGGGGAGCGGGACCGCACGCACCGGGCAGAGCAAGcgaggagcggggaggggaaggggaggggaagggaagaagctgggaggagtggggaaggggggggagagTAAGGGGGGGGAGGAAAGTTTCATAAGGTGGAATAGAAAAATGCACCAGGAAACTTGGGAAGGAGCATGCGTGCTGCAAACATAACGGTGTCAACAAGTCTGCTTACCTGTCCGACCGGTTGGAGCAGCTGAGCTTTGTTCCAGCCCTTCCTAAGGCATGAATGTTTGCAAAAGAATTTAAcgtctgaaaattaaaaaaaaaaaaaaaaaaagaggaggggagcCCTGCCGTCGCTGCCTGGCCGCTCCCCGGGGACCGGACCCGGTGCCGTAACGGGGTGCCGGGGGTGCTCCCCAGCCGTGGGTGCGGGTCCCGGGGAGGAGGTGGGCTTGGGGGCTGCTCTGAGGGTCCgtctgtgtccccccccccggggcaaGCCCACGGAGGGGAGAGCTCCCCAGGACTCCGGGGAAAGAGGCTGAGCTGTCCTCGGGGCAGCAGCGGGCAGAGAaagttgttgttattatttttcttaatgacaagcctttcttctgttaaaaaaaaaaaaaaaaggggctttattctgtttcagtcatttatttaaaatgaaaaacgtGTCACGgcctcagccttttcttcctcccccccacctccttttttttttttttttttatttgcctcttGTCCTCTCCCCCTCTTCCCGAAGTGGAATTGAAACAAaagacggggcggggggggggggggggggaggaagcaaaagaaacagaagaaaacccacaaaactgcACCAAAAAGTCTCCGAGCCCAGCAAAGCCCACACATGGATATTTAACAGCATTCAGGGGTGCCTTCTCCCGCCTCACACCTACTATTCaatctgcttttttattaaacGCAGTGAAAACGCGCTCGGTGCCTTCGTCCCCGAGCACGTCcttgcagcagagccagcaccGGGCTGGAGCGTCTGCGCAGGTTGGTGGGACTGAGCACCAAGAGCCGTTTCCCCACGTGAAGAAGCCTTTCAAACGGCATCGCTCTTCTCTAAGGTCGCCGCTTTCCTCCCAAAGAGCAAAGCGCAGGCCAGAGGGAATCGATGGGAGTTTCACCGTTGGTTTCGTTGAGAAGGTTTAACTTCAGAGGCTGGATCTGGAGCTTCTGGAAAGGACGCGCCTTCAAATGTAGCGGCCAAATGAAAGAGCTCTGCTTAACGCGTGTCCCCGGTTACTCTTTGGGGCAAGGACCACCGGTGCGGGGCTGTCGGGGACTTTATCCAGGAGCAAACTGGTGTGAGCTCTTGTCTGTCGGCTGGACCCGCAGGGATGGAggagctccagccccagccccgagcCCCCCATCAGGTGCCGCACCACCAGCGAGCTCCTCCAGCCCGAGCATCCCAAAGCGATCGGTGTTTCCAGCCGGGAAATCCCACCCAGGAGCCGCAGCAGCCCTACCCGCCGTAGTAGCCCGTTTCGGTAGGGTCTACCGGAGCGATGCACAGGCGCGGACCTCTTCGTCCCGGCAGAGGAGTTACTCCAGCACCCGGCACGTCGTCCTCCAGGAAGGCTTTGAAGCCCTGACCGCTGACCCGCGGGACAGGCCCTGGGAGCGACGGCGAGGGCTGGGGGGCACCTACTCgctccccctgctccggcaggGAGTTTACAGTCTCCGCAGGTACCGGGTGAGAAGCCACCTCAGCACGCCTTCGGGCAATACCTCAGCAATACCACACGTAaaaccttctctttctttctttctctttaaggCTATGTAATTTCGCTGTTATGTCTGAGATTTTGCTCCAGGTCAAAATGCAGCTACATGggttttaattgattttttgcAATGCTTTCAACTTgaggtttcttttattttaaccaCTCCTTGCCTTTTAAGCCAAAAGAGGTAGCAAATGACATTAATCACAACGCTCCTGAACCAAGAGCTTGCTGTGACTACTTTAATGTCGTCTGGGCTTTTTCAAATCCTGCTTTGAGGTTCCCATTTAGCGAGGTCCTGGAGCACACACTTCACTTTAATTGGGTGCTCCGAGTCAGACGTGCACTTACAAGCACGGCTGAATCAGGAactaaattattattattattattatcagcTCTGGAGCCCTGACACGAGTGGTCAGGGCTTGTGGTGTGCCCAGCGCCGTCGGAGCCACAGGGTGGAGAGAGTCCTGGAGCCTCCAGCAAGGCAAGAGGAGCTGGATGGAGAAGCACCGTCTACACGAAGTAGAGCATCTCAGCTCTGGTGGTGGGCTGCCTTCCCCTTGAGCTACCGCGTGGAAATACAGACTGTCGACCAAGCCTTGGCGTTGCTTGGCCATAGCCCAGAAGAAAACCATACCGCCTTTCCTAAAAACACCGTtccttgatatttttttaagccGGACGAGCCCGGGGAGCACGCTTACAGCAACACCGTTGCAGGGAGTCACGCCGGGCACCATGAAGGGGCATCCTTGGGGCCGCGCCGTCTTCAGCCAGGCAGCCCACGGACACGTCACCGGGCGGCTGGCGTCCCTCTCCATACGCCCGCTGGAGCAACGTTGCACATACAGCCCGAGCGCTGTAATTACTCAATAAATAACAACGCTAACGAGATAATGGCACACAAACCTTTCTGTAGGatcttgtttaattttcagCGTTAGTTGGGTGTGGGAGAAAATCCAGTAcgttaaattaacattttgggtgtaaatcaaattaaatgtACAAAATGCCCTGTAGGGTCAAAGCACAATGGGACCCACCCTTACAGATTTGACTactaaaatgtgtttcatttgaCTCGAATCATTTGGGAGTAAGGAGGGAGAGATGGGATCAAACAATGAATCAGCCATGTGTCGCTGTCGCAATCACACCCCGCTCCTTCCCAAACTAACCCCGGCTGGAGGAGGGAGCGGATCGATGGCCGCGTGCGAGGGGCACGGGGGACTCGTCCCGTCTGGAGGAGTCCCTCTCACTGCCAGCCTCACCCCGGTTGATAGAGCACCCAGAAGGGAGCGGGGAAAGCGTGTTTGGGGGCAAGGACCGGGGTGTAGGGAGcgagggaaggagctgggcttgagaagagaagagcagagggagagatgCTCGGTAAAGGAGGTGTAAGCAAAGGCACAAGTCCACTGCTCAGGGGACGATGACTCAGTTTTATCTGTGAACAGGGAATTTTTTAGCTGTGACCCCCGGGAGCCATGTCGTTTCTTCTTCTTGCCTGGGCTACTTTTCACCACGACCAGCACCGTTTGGCTGCAGAAGGTGGAGGGACACGGGGTTCGATCGTacagccaggcagggctggacGCCGCCGAAAGGCACGGTCCCTCGGCAATGCCACGGCAATGTCTTTGAGCTGGGCTTTTAGCACGGAGTCCAGCAAATGGACCTTCACGCTCGGCCCCCGGTGGGATCTCGCCCCCAACCATCACCCCTCCTGCGCAGAAGTGGAGGGACACCAGCGGGTACACCtgcaggggctgtgctggggatgcTCTGCCCACGAGGCTGAGAGCACAGTCACCCGGTGTCCCTTTTCTGGTGATTTCTCACGATTTTGAGCCAAACCAGGCTGGTCGGAGATGAGACCTTGGCTGGTACAGGCGATGCAACAGCGCAGCCTTTGGTCTCTGgctcccagcagagctcagATGGGGGGATTTATGCAAGTTTACTGACCGTGCAAGAGGGGCCACAGCTTCATATCCTCGGGAAGATGAACCTTCATCTTCTAGGGTCTGCGGTGTGCCCAAAACACCAGGGCTGGGACATCTGGACTGCTGCAAATCACCCAAACACCCGGCTGACACCCCCTCACTGGTgaaccccccgccccgcacTGCTCCCAGAGGCATTTTGGGAGAGACGGAAAGGAGGATGGGACTCAAAACATTGCCCGGTCCTCTGCGAGAGGCATCCTGGTGTGACACCCCTTCCTTGAAACGCTCCACGTTTCCCCACAGGAGGTGGGAAGGTGAGCACGGAGCCCGTGCCGGCACCCAGGAACGGATGCCACGAGGCCACCCGGAGCCCCGGCCACGTTACAGGGAGAGGTTTCGCAGAAGGAAGAGGCTCCCATTGCAGCCAAGGCAAGATGAGAACAAGGGAGGGCATCTCCTCTGCAGCCTTTCCCaacctgctgcctccctggatTACCCGGTGGAGGTCCAGCATGCCGTAGGGTCTTCCCAGAAGGATTGCGGCGAGCTCTGAGGACCGTGGCTTGAAAGCCCACAGAAGAGCGCAGAGGAAAGGTCCCCCCCGCTCTAAAAGAAACCCTCGCCTGGGGCACACGCTGTTTCCAGCCCCAACTTTCCTTCCACCTGGATGCCTGCCCTTGGTCTCGTAGCTCAGCATCTGCCCGTGAAGAGCCGACGTGCTCTGGGGGGATGCTCCCCTCCAGCCCGCCTCGCGCCCCATCGCACACCTGCAGCTCCAGGGGTGACTCAGCTGGGTTTCAGCAGCCGCCTGCACGCACGCACCGTGCGTTGCCGGAGGGATTTGCCATCGCCTCCGAGGGCAGGTTCCCACCCAAAGCGTGGCATCTCCAATGCCAACATTTAGGCGAATACCGGCCCACGGTCCCCTGGAGGTCAGGGGGATGGGAGCGTTGCTGGGGGTGGCACAGGCTGCCAGAGCAAAGCTACTGCCCTTGGTCACGTCTGCGCAACACGCACCCTTCCCCGGTGCCACCGGCCACGGGGCCAAG
It encodes:
- the OVOL2 gene encoding transcription factor Ovo-like 2, translating into MPRAFLVKRRSPQPAVRSWDGLPDEERADTYIPGGIGCVLLGYEDSCSLESSGSSGTRDAEPSDPPTPQPAPGEMGTAGGMLLDLAVKRPAVRSKIKFTTGTCNDATVHSCELCGKGFRLQRMLNRHIKCHSQVKRHLCTFCGKGFNDTFDLKRHVRTHTGIRPYKCEVCNKAFTQRCSLESHLKKIHGVQQQYAYKQRRDKLYVCEDCGYTGPTQEDLYLHVSNVHPGSAFLKKTSKKLAAVLQNKLSPVLQRNSKDDDKDE